In Aspergillus oryzae RIB40 DNA, chromosome 6, one genomic interval encodes:
- the anxc4 gene encoding annexin ANXC4 (predicted protein), producing the protein MSLQADDPRSRGRSKSRQRSSSHASARGNTYLSSEPADEYLRARSRSRGYRTSAGHLPSGPDLGHYTYPRDNTDPSRSPNLRPVRYDAPPDDVYSESDDEGLAYGDFPGGLERDYYGYMATPRTSSSQVNGAMMSGALNGDRRAGKEPTSGRSSEEALGGHPSYAKPGAWKYATPGQYLHAQPDWATIPECERPGFVPPSSQAGEQYMPGAFPQPATTTAPAFPMPQYANLEAQSNPYPSWGGRPVSMSGPHAYTPTASTPTHKRSVSSDTNAKTPYANPPAFQYAQIDPKVQYTSKSASKQPVSYTAAPQYTKPGEADRGQPSQHSNIKYSANPQFSKIPTSRPESGQQYVEIVPGDRTGTRPKSHSLSSGNNLSVAGPDPGLRPVSPMLEPYKGTYQSISPMPSPIVIPSRRDEDVSDLEPLDGGSDSSGLRKHRRKKSKDERELKEPKSDRSKRERSRVRQERPGSQEQAVMLIEPSTPRKKVSFYDPEPDAMAMQDALSHTRSIDSKTLIRVLPHLTSEEILDLRAEYKKHVKLHGKSVNLAKHIRLKLGNSTFGKVCYATALGRWESEAFWANCYYQSSTSRRELLIESLFGRSNSEIRAIKECFRDSRYLDSLEKCMKAELKADKFRTAVLMALEANRQSEREPLDDELIERDVNELHKALVSRHGGETAMIYIIVRRSDSHLREVLRLYERIYGRNFARAMISKSQNLVGETLAHILNGVINRPMRDALLLHQALRESRTGKERSELLISRLVRLHWEPRHLEQVKSEFRRRYGERLEEAIAEEVLTSSSGDDWGEFCIGLARSSKALSKKG; encoded by the exons ATGTCTCTCCAGGCCGACGACCCACGGTCGCGTGGCCGTTCCAAATCTCGACAGCGCTCCAGTTCGCACGCTTCTGCCCGGGGAAATACATATCTGTCTTCCGAACCCGCAGACGAATACCTGCGAGCGAGATCAAGGAGCCGTGGTTACCGGACCAGCGCCGGCCATCTTCCCTCTGGCCCGGATTTGGGCCACTATACTTATCCACGCGACAACACTGATCCTTCACGGTCCCCTAACCTTCGGCCGGTGCGCTACGATGCTCCCCCGGATGATGTCTACTCGGAGTCGGACGACGAGGGACTGGCCTATGGGGATTTTCCTGGTGGACTCGAGCGCGACTACTACGGGTACATGGCTACTCCTCGGACCTCGTCGTCTCAAGTCAACGGTGCAATGATGTCTGGCGCGCTGAATGGAGACCGGCGCGCCGGAAAGGAACCCACCTCGGGACGCTCCAGCGAGGAAGCGCTTGGCGGCCATCCTAGCTACGCCAAACCGGGCGCGTGGAAGTATGCGACGCCCGGTCAATACCTTCATGCGCAACCGGACTGGGCGACGATTCCCGAGTGTGAGCGCCCAGGGTTCGTACCACCGTCATCGCAAGCCGGCGAACAGTACATGCCGGGTGCGTTTCCGCAGCCGGCGACAACCACAGCGCCGGCGTTTCCAATGCCTCAGTACGCGAATCTGGAAGCCCAGTCGAACCCTTATCCATCATGGGGCGGTCGTCCCGTCTCAATGTCTGGCCCCCATGCGTACACTCCCACGGCCAGTACTCCAACCCATAAACGCTCTGTATCAAGCGACACCAATGCGAAGACCCCGTACGCCAACCCGCCTGCTTTCCAGTACGCGCAGATTGACCCGAAAGTTCAATATACCTCCAAGAGCGCATCGAAGCAGCCTGTCTCATATACCGCAGCACCTCAATACACGAAACCGGGAGAAGCAGACAGGGGTCAACCATCGCAGCACTCAAACATCAAATACTCCGCAAACCCGCAGTTCTCCAAGATTCCCACCAGCCGTCCGGAGAGCGGACAACAGTATGTTGAAATCGTGCCCGGAGACCGGACGGGCACTCGTCCGAAGAGTCACTCCCTCTCCTCGGGCAACAATCTGTCGGTTGCAGGCCCCGATCCTGGCCTCCGACCGGTTAGTCCGATGCTGGAGCCATACAAGGGGACGTACCAGAGTATCTCCCCTATGCCCTCTCCGATCGTCATTCCTTCTAGACgggatgaagatgtgtcGGACCTCGAGCCCCTGGATGGCGGCTCTGACTCGAGCGGGCTAAGAAAGCATCGGAGGAAGAAATCAAAGGATGAGAGGGAACTGAAGGAGCCGAAAAGTGATCGTTCCAAGCGCGAGAGGAGCCGTGTCCGACAGGAGCGACCTGGTTCGCAAGAACAAGCCGTCATGCTGATCGAACCTAGCACACCACGCAAGAAGGTGTCTTTCTATGACCCTGAACCCGATGCCATGGCCATGCAGGATGCCCTATCGCATACCCGCAGCATCGATAGCAAGACGCTCATCCGTGTGCTGCCCCATTTGACCAGCGAGGAGATCTTGGACCTCCGGGCGGAGTACAAGAAGCATGTGAAGCTGCACGGCAAAAGCGTCAATCTTGCCAAGCACATTCGTCTGAAGCTGGGCAATAGTACCTTTGGCAAGGTGTGCTATGCAACTGCGTTGGGCCGGTGGGAATCCGAGGCGTTCTGGGCCAACTGTTACTACCAGTCAAGTACGTCCCGACGCGAGCTGCTTATTGAATCGCTGTTTGGCCGGAGCAACAGTGAGATCCGTGCGATCAAAGAATGCTTCCGCGACTCACGGTACCTTGATAGTCTGGAGAAATGCATGAAGGCCGAACTGAAGGCCGACAAATTCCGAACAGCTGTATTAATGGCCCTAGAGGCAAACCGGCAGAGTGAACGGGAGCCCCTCGATGACGAGTTGATCGAACGGGATGTCAACGAGCTGCACAAGGCGTTGGTGTCGCGGCATGGAGGTGAAACCGCGATGATTTATATCATTGTTCGCCGGAGCGACTCCCACCTGCGGGAGGTTCTCCGCTTGTATGAGCGGATCTATGGCCGGAATTTCGCCCGTGCTATGATTTCCAAGTCGCAGAATCTTGTG GGTGAAACTCTGGCGCATATACTCAACGGAGTGATCAACCGACCCATGCGCgacgctcttcttctccatcaggCCCTGCGGGAATCGCGGACGGGCAAGGAGCGATCGGAATTGTTGATTTCGCGGCTGGTCCGATTGCATTGGGAGCCGCGCCATCTGGAGCAGGTGAAAAGCGAATTCCGTCGGAGATACGGAGAGCGACTGGAAGAGGCAATCGCCGAGGAGGTGTTGACGAGCAGCAGCGGCGATGACTGGGGGGAGTTTTGCATTGGATTGGCGCGCAGTTCCAAGGCGCTGTCGAAAAAGGGATAA